Below is a genomic region from Brassica rapa cultivar Chiifu-401-42 chromosome A08, CAAS_Brap_v3.01, whole genome shotgun sequence.
AATCTCTCGAAAACCGCATTTGAGAACGAAGCAGCCATTAGTATAACCGGAGCTGATGCAACAAGCGGAGCGACAACGCTACCTCCAATCACCTGACCTTGGCCTCCGGATAAAAATATTGACAAACCACCAGCACCAGGCGGTGCAGGTGGTGGCAAAACGGTTCCCGTTAGCGAAAGAATCTCAAACCTTCCGTGTAAAGTCACAACTCCACCGGCTCCAGCCCCAACACCACCACCGTTACCGGGAGTGACTGGCTGACGGAGAGTGACGTTAGAAACGGTGCCGTTTCCCCCTAAAACGGATACCCCTCTCCCTCTCCGCCTGGCGTAAGTGGAAAGACTCTCAACTATGTCAGCTCCAGGAGATACTTCAAGGACGTGAGATCTAAGCGTGTTCGGGCTATCGCGCGTTACGATGATCGGTGCCTTTGGTTTGTTCTTAGATCCCGGAGGACGTCCACGTGGACGTTTCCCAGGTGCTGAGCTTGATGTAGCTGGATCTGAATCGGGTCGACCCGTTTGGTGATGGTGATCCTTGTTTGAGTGATCAGATTCTCTTGAATCATCGGACGGCTGTTCTTGTTGCTGCtggtgttgttgttgctgatgaTGGTGCTGGTCAAAAAGATTGATTCCGCCTTGCGGTTGAAGCTGTTGTTGGTGGTGAATCTCCGGTCTGAAGAGGTTATGAAAATATCTAGAAGCTCCACCGCCTTGCTCGTAACCGCCTTCCATCGCCGCCGCATCTACTAGTTCCCTATCCCACCACTGTTTATTCGCCAGCTCAAATAAATTTTCTCTAGATTCTTGGTTCTTGAATCTTGATCCTTCTCTGAGAGGTGAGCAAGAGCGTGAAGAGATAAAAAGAACTTAGATAGAGAAGTCAAAACTCAGGATTTTGAGGAGCCACTAGCTAAAGAAGGGGGGTGATTAGTTACACAAGCCGACAAAACTAAAACAGACCAAGAACAGAACTAAAATGAAAGACCAAGAAAAGAGAAAAGGGTAACTTATGTTAGAGGAAACCCTAGTTATGTAGCTTTGTTAGGGCAAGAGGAAGAAGCAGCTCTTGTCTAAGAGAGCACGTCGTAATTCTGATGTGcttttgaagaaggagagagaagATTGAGATTCATGTGCGACTCTGCAAATAAATCTTTGGTCCTCTCATTGAACGAGGAAAGTAAAAGCAAAGACATACACCGAGAATTTAGCGGAGAAACAGTCcctttattatatttaataatatgtatattaaCGTTATTAGTATAATATAATGAGTATATGTTATAGAAAACATACAATATATTACGCACACAAGCCgacaaaaatatatgtaaatagtTAACCTTACATGAGATCCCAAAGAAAACTAGGGCTTCAGTCTTTGGCTCCAGTCGGAAAGGATGTATTCTGAAGAAGTTTTATAATTTGAAAGCCTGAGATAAGATTAacatgagaaaaaaataaaggacGATTTGGGTTATCAGAAACTATAGACGAAATATAGAAAACgcatcattttttaattttcaactcAAAATGTCAAGTGGAAGTTGGGTACAAAGATGATAAACGAATCCTAAAGGCCACTCTCTTTAAGGCGcgttaaatttaatttttaacagAATTGATCTAATCAATTTTATCGTGTCGCTAATTATTCtagcttttatgtttttaacaaCGCAAGTGTTTTTGGTAAAAGGAAAAATGAGTAAAATTATTGAATCTTCCTTTTACTTGagaaaatattatatctaaCAGTTTtgttataaactaaaatatttaagattAGATTACCTTTTGTGCTGATCTTATCTTTAAAAGTTACCTTAGTGTTATTAGATATTCTTAGGCTATTAGTTTTTAATGCTGATATATTGTTCACTGTTCAGCACAGAGAAAATACCAGCCGACAAATCTCTAATCACTCAAGGTAATATATGAAATGAATGATAGCaacatatatttaaattctacccgttctctatatatatttacatgtgtGCAGTGTGTTCGATGTTCTCACTAAagtttcacatttttttttctttttttttacttagaaGTTCccttttgttatatttaatactttttatatttaatattaaatgtcACTTAAAATTTGtgaatacatattaaaaaatatttaattttgcatattttctatataaaaatatcattattcaTACATTTaatcatatttcaaccaatagaaaaataaattgaaaatatagTTAATAAGTTCTGCATAGAAATGCTAAAACGATATTTATTTTACAACGAAAAATTTTCTTTACAACAACACTTAATATAGAATGGAGAGAGTATCTATTTAAATCAACTTTTATTGTCATGTGTGAGAGGGCACAAACCGCATAACTAGAACTCAAATGGTCCTTctgttacaaaataaaaagataatggTCCTATACTATAATGAGGATctacaatattttataattttatattttcttttttttaatataattcgttttagaattgtgcacataaattagaaaaatcattaactttttatattttttaaacaaaaacatcattaattatttatttcccacaaatcaaccaataataaaatagaagatatattatcattagtcatacaacattaactgttaataattaaattttacatagaaaaccgaaaagttcatataatttggaacataaatttttttctaaaacgatttatattgaaaaacggATGGAGTATATCTTAAAACGGAGTGGACCCTTTTTAATGATAACTTTAGAGAAAGTTAATAGTCCATTAATCTGATGTTGTAACTAGTAAGTGTAGTGTTATCACAATGTCATATTACTAGTTGATATTTTtggtttcaaaaataattaatgacCTTACCTCGAGTTTGGTGTAGTACTGTTTTTTTGGTCTTCAATGAATTTATTTAAACTGAATGAATTTATTTAAACATGGAAACCGATCGTTACAACGACAATCTCTTTCAGAAACCAAAGATGAGTACAGAATGAACATCCCTCGAACCAACAAGGGTTTAGTACTAATTTGATCTTTATTTTCATAACGTAGTAATATCagcaaaaaatttaacaaaaagtaATATCAGCAAAAATTACTAGACCATTAGTTTACACTTTCTATCAAATAGTTTGAAGTATTTATATAACCCATCGAAATAATTGCAACTTTATCGAAATGACTAAACTGGATCCGACCCATTAATGCTTCGAGCTCATCGGATCGTGACTGGTTGTCCTAGACTCCTAGTTTTAACTTCATACTGCACCCATATATAGTTTTAACACGGTTCTAGGGCCTGCATATTTGCATAAAACCAGTTGCATAAGTCGCTATATAAGGGTTGTTTTTGGTCTGTTTCTTGTTCCGTTTACGGGTCCTATTGACATGGTTCCCTCTTTCTTTTcgcttttttttaaatagacagaaaaaaaaattaaaaacccaAAACCAGGGTGCTCTAAAGCTCCTCAACGCGGCGCATGTGCGCTGAACCATATGGGACCCTTCTAAAAACAGATGGGAACTGTCTAGACTCATGGTGTGCGGGGCCCATGGTCGTTTTCATCGGCGCAACCTGCCGAGTCAGGGTTCAGTGCAACGTACTTGAACCGGACACGTTAGCTTAATCCGCACGTGCACACAGACAAAAGTCACGTGCAGTCAAAAGGTCAGAGTATGAAAGTGAAAGGCAAGCAGTGTGACCACGTGGAGGTGGTCGGAAACATCGGTACTTGACCAAATCTCTATCCAATCGCACCTATCCCGAATTTATCCAGCTTATCAATCACTTTCCTTAAGGTTTTGTACTTGGGCTCACTTCTGCCGTATTTTACAATTTCGAAAAATGTGTTTAATTGAGCAAATAAAAGAAGTTACAACAAGATTTGACTGTCtatggattttgaaaaaaaatgaacgTAAGTGGAAGCTGTTTAACATGGATATATTAGCCCCCtttttgtaacataatatattatattagccACCTTTCTGATTAATATTAGTTGAAAAGTTGAACTGTTACAAACGCAGTCAAGAGTTTTACAAAGCATTACTGAAGACTATAAAAGTCAGCTAGCGAATGCTTACTAAAGGTAAGAGCAAAATCGATTTGGAAGTATGGCTAACTAAAAAATTGGAAACCAAGTTGTCGATAAAATTTTACCGTCTGAGCATCGCTGAGCCCGGCACAGAAGATCAATTCAAGCACAAGTAATTAAGCGTGATTGACGTCGTTGTGAGTGGACGATTCACCTTGGTGGACATCCACCATCTTTTTGTTCTTTAGTACTTCCATATAATTCAGCCGATTCAAATGGGTTGATACTTTACGCTTACTTTGCAAAGCTCTTATTTAAGCCCTGGAGCTACGTGCCAAATTTGGTACAATACATGTCTCCATAACTATAAGTCTATATATGAGACGGTCCAAATAATATGAGTTATGACGACCCTACTGGCTACTGATCTAGAATCAAACCATTTCTTTCCAATCAatcacataaaatatatatcaattagCTTAAAATCAGTGTCTTGCTTGGAATGAACATTTTAGGGAAATTgccaaaaatattatattcataatactacttttcatgtttacactaaccacttttaatctcacttttaataaagtttaaaagacatatttataactcataattaactaatctagattaaGGATTTGGACTTGAGGGGTCATATAGagtttttgaaatgtgaaatttaggattctaataaatatataaataaatactaatttttttataaaaaaatagtttaaaaaataatttttgattttcaaaaatgaaatttgaaataaaaaaatcgaaaacaattattaaaattcaaatttgaaaaagtataattcgtaaacataatttttttatatatttatattttttatttaaataattatttattatatatatagaaaacaaaGGTATAAAAGTCTTTttccacttaatgaagaagatatttttgaaaatatatctttagtagtggtaaacatgaatgataataccatgaaagtggtaaatatgaaacttctccaacattttatataacattatttacATACCAATGTTctttttacttattatgaaaccAATTAATAAATCTATATTGGATAACTGAAAAACTcttaactattacgtatataattaaattgactcaaatacataaataaaaaaatcacttttctttatttcaatcattttgtcgtaaataaatttaaacaattattttctatattttgtattgtttataaataaatttaaataatattaacatatatatagaatatttttaatatgactatctattaaatgaaaccTCTAAATCATATGGTTTTGcgatcattttaattttttgaacaaatttttaaaccataaataacaaaacttttaatgtgggaactttaatattttcaataacttataatttttttcgaaaatttCAATACTTGTTCAGtgcaaatttttaaattaaattattttaatattttatatggtatattgttttatgataatttgtgtcttattataacaaaacatttaaactaATGATCACAAACTTTTCattgtgagacttttaacagttttcataaattataatcattttaaaaaattcaaaatataacatatataaaaaaaatctaaattttgattatatggttagtatgattttttaatttattttaataatataacattaaaaataatggataatgtaattttttatcaaatcattactattaaaattattaattgtcaaacatatgttttttgttttttggtaatttcatacattttatttaaagaaagaatGTAAAATATTAATGGTAGATTGTTAATtgattttatgattagtttaatgaGAAGTATATAATAAATGCTTAGTGGATTAATATATATCtctaaaaagtattttagtgaTAACATGTATCATAGCTGAAATGTTTGTAATGTTtctctaataatatatagtggATGACATGGTTGGTCcggtaaaattaaataaaattcgacacACATGTGTCATAAGATAACTTGATCATTGTGCTCCTGATTACCGCAAGGGTTATTTATATCGACAAACATGGAATAAATAAGTTCAAATATTTTCCGACATAAACTgtgataaaaatatcatttaaggtGATAAAGATTGAAATGcaaataattcaaatatatattttgaggtTTTTGGTATTGTATACTATATTTTTGAGGTTGGgacaacattaaaaaaatcatgaaaCTGTACCCTTTAACAATAATAGTTAATAATCCTACTCGGTATGACATCATTTCAATTAAATATCTAGACAATGACAAAGGCCAAAAAAATAGTGATTACGTGACACCCATTACACAGTCCGCTTATTTTATTCAATTTGCTTATTCTcttatatcaatcaaaagcacCACACGCCAAATATATTATGGAGCAGTATCGTGAAAATTATAACTTCgtaaacaaacataaaaatgCATGTCCATAATATGACTTTCACGATACTGCTCcataatatataagaagatTATAACTTCgtaaaacaaacataaaaatgCATGTTCTTAAGTGAGAAGTTCCAAACTTTTCGATGCATGGTACTTTGGACCAGTTAAAAAGGAAGGAATATGATTTACTACTTTCTTTCTGacagatgaaaaaaaaattctaaaaccaAAAAGATTTGTATTGATAATTCAACCCATCGGCTTAAGAATTTTTTAGACAGTGGTCCATTATATATCGATACAATACTAAATCTAATAATTTACATTTGATTATATGTTTTAGAACAAAAAGATCAATCAACAAGTCTAATCCAGCTGGTAATCAAATTATCAATGAAATCataatttatttggtttacTTATAGCTCTTCGCGGGCTTTTAATAAAACgagatgcaaaaaaaaaaaaaacatgtcccGCTTCGTTGCTTTGTATGAATAGAATTATGGACATGAATGATTGGTTAAATACAATATTAATAAGCTAGTATAAATGAggatctattctattaaaacagcagtgtgaccTATTGATATAGGTTTAGTCCAACAACTATTTCCCCATAatctactttaaaaaaataaaccaacTCTTATATAACTACATCTAAATCTACATATTTCTTCCTCTTACGTaacctcttcttttttttttcctaaattcTAGGAACCCAtaacttcctttttttcttagaactttatttatttcattttaaatctggttaattaaaaatacgcatttttattataaacgaaTATGGATTGATGTAAAGAATAAACTTGCTTAATAATTATACAAGAATTTggcataataattaaattaaatttataaaacagttttttaaaaattaaaatgttaaaaatgaaattaatacaaccctaaacatataaaattaatatacttacaatgtaatatatatttaacagtacatattaaaattattttttcacatttttcaaaaatattgttcGTTCTTCTTCGAGGTGGGTTGGGGCGGGTTTGTTGTTCGGGTATATAGTTCATGTCTAATAGAGTACGGGACTTGATTTTCTGGTCGATTCCAAAATTGGTTTTTTAATACGaatatttttgactaattatgttagataactattaagaaaatataatatgttacaAACTTAGgcataaagtttaaaaataatttctgaaataCATATAGCATAGTGTATAGTTATGCAACTTGacatatttaaaactaatacatctatcaaaatttaaattaaatatgattattagaaaaacaaaaatatgattataataaaaacacaaatatgattaaaaacataaatataaaaattaaatgtaaaaaaaataaaaaaaatatacccgcccttttgaAGGGCAGGTCAGAATCTAGTATATTATTACTTTACACGAGAATAACCGCTTGCTAGTTGCCGGTACTTCACTTTTATTATattaactaaaaacataaataaaataactctTACAATCGACTTTGACATGACATTCTGTTAGATAATTTATAGGATGAAAGTGAACTGTATTGTATTTGCTCCTATCAATTTGGAGAACTTTGTATCCCAAATTTCTCCAAATATACCCATGTTACTAGAAAAATAATTTAGTGTAGAATACTTTTTTACTAACGTAATGATGGATGGTCAAACTTAAAGAGGAGCTAgtaaaaatcaattaatttagtggTCTCCACTAGATTGtataaacaaattgaaaaacaaTTGTGATTAATCAGAAATTACGGGTCACCTTTCCGATAATGCCCAATCCCATTCTCACATCTTTGGCGACTTGTGATCTGCCACCACCCCATCCaccaatgtttaaaatataaattagaaag
It encodes:
- the LOC103835769 gene encoding AT-hook motif nuclear-localized protein 27 yields the protein MEGGYEQGGGASRYFHNLFRPEIHHQQQLQPQGGINLFDQHHHQQQQHQQQQEQPSDDSRESDHSNKDHHHQTGRPDSDPATSSSAPGKRPRGRPPGSKNKPKAPIIVTRDSPNTLRSHVLEVSPGADIVESLSTYARRRGRGVSVLGGNGTVSNVTLRQPVTPGNGGGVGAGAGGVVTLHGRFEILSLTGTVLPPPAPPGAGGLSIFLSGGQGQVIGGSVVAPLVASAPVILMAASFSNAVFERLPIEEEEEEGGGGGGGGGGPPQMQHAPSASPPSGVTGQGQLGGNVGGYGFPGDPHLLGWGAGTPSRPPFN